A single Cyprinus carpio isolate SPL01 chromosome A20, ASM1834038v1, whole genome shotgun sequence DNA region contains:
- the LOC109073930 gene encoding palladin-like — translation MARRLLGADNAATVFNTQQVEEEPVTQEYKVSSFEQRLISEIEFRLERSPVEESDDDIQHDEDTPGEVAPFFDQKLKHYKVFEGMPVTFSCKVIGDPKPKVYWFKDGKQISKRSEHYRISRDPDGTCSLHTAAASLDDDGNYTIMAGNQQGRVSCTGRMMVQAVNQRGRSQRSKPGHIRRPRSRSRDSGDENENIQERHFRPHFLQAPGDLIVQEGKLCRMDCKVSGLPTPDLIWQLNGHTIRPDSSHKMLVRENGVHSLVIEPVTSRDAGVYTCIASNRAGQNSFNLELIVAAKEMHKAPCFIEKLQNTSVAEGHPVRLECRVSRSPIPPQIFWKKENESFTHNTDRISIHQDNFGYLCMIIQPALKEDAGWYTVSAKNEAGIISSTARLDVHAQWQQTHTPKLKKVRPSSSRYAALTERGLDVKAAFFPDSSPLPPGTLVESDDL, via the exons ATGGCTCGCAGACTGCTGGGTGCTGACAATGCTGCCACAGTGTTTAACACACaacaggtggaggaggagccagtTACACag GAGTATAAAGTGTCCAGCTTCGAGCAGCGGTTGATCAGCGAGATTGAGTTTCGTCTGGAGCGCTCACCTGTGGAGGAATCTGACGATGACATTCAGCATGATGAAGACACGCCCGGGGAGGTTGCGCCGTTCTTCGATCAGAAGCTCAAGCATTATAAAGTCTTCGAGGGAATGCCTGTGACCTTCAGCTGCAAGGTCATCGGAGACCCAAAGCCAAAG gtgtactGGTTTAAGGATGGAAAGCAGATCTCAAAGCGCAGTGAACACTACCGTATCAGTCGTGATCCAGATGGCACATGCTCCCTGCACACAGCGGCTGCCTCGCTGGATGATGATGGGAACTACACCATTATGGCAGGCAACCAGC AGGGGAGAGTGAGCTGTACTGGAAGGATGATGGTCCAGGCCGTGAACCAAAGGGGGAGAAGTCAGCGCTCCAAACCTGGACACATCCGCAG ACCACGCTCAAGGTCCAGAGACAGCGGTGATGAGAATGAGAACATTCAGGAACGTCACTTCCGCCCTCATTTTCTGCAGGCCCCTGGCGACCTTATTGTGCAAGAGGGTAAACTCTGCCGCATGGACTGCAAG GTTAGTGGCCTGCCAACTCCTGACCTCATCTGGCAGCTGAATGGCCATACCATCCGTCCAGACTCCTCCCACAAGATGCTGGTGAGGGAGAACGGGGTTCATTCATTGGTCATCGAACCTGTCACAAGCAGAGATGCAGGAGTTTACACATGCATCGCCAGCAACAGGGCTGGACAGAACTCATTCAACCTAGAGCTCATTGTTGCAG ccaAAGAGATGCATAAAGCTCCATGTTTCATTGAGAAACTCCAGAACACAAGTGTTGCTGAGGGTCACCCAGTGCGTCTTGAGTGCCGTGTGTCCCGGAGTCCCATTCCCCCACAGATCTTCTGGAAGAAAGAGAACGAGTCCTTCACTCACAACACCGACAGGATAAG CATTCACCAGGACAACTTTGGTTACCTCTGCATGATCATCCAGCCGGCTCTGAAGGAAGACGCAGGCTGGTACACGGTTTCAGCTAAGAACGAAGCTGGCATCATCTCCAGTACAGCACGTCTTGATGTACACG CCCAGTGGCAGCAGACTCACACTCCGAAGCTCAAGAAGGTGCGTCCATCATCGAGCCGCTACGCCGCTCTGACAGAACGGGGTCTGGATGTGAAGGCAGCCTTCTTCCCAGACTCCAGTCCTCTTCCTCCCGGCACCCTAGTGGAGAGTGACGACCTGTAG
- the LOC122148968 gene encoding carbonyl reductase family member 4, whose product MSRLAVVFGGSRGIGRAVSQLLAQRGHRVVVLSRNKEAAQATAESLHGEKHLGLSCDVSKEENVQKAFETISKTCGTVGYLVNAAGINRDALLLRSKSEDMLSVLHTNLLGSILTCRGALRSMLSHGGAIVNIGSVVGVKGNSGQCVYSASKAGLEGFTCSLAKEVATRNIQVNLVAPGFIRTDMTAGLEKEEAVRRIPLGRFGEPAEVAQAVLFLLESPYITGQVLLVDGGLQLAS is encoded by the exons ATGTCCAGACTGGCTGTAGTGTTCGGGGGTTCGCGTGGCATTGGGCGAGCAGTTTCTCAGCTTTTAGCACAGAGGGGTCATAGGGTTGTGGTGTTGTCTAGGAATAAGGAGGCTGCACAGGCTACAGCTGAATCTCTCCATGGAG aaaaacattTGGGTCTAAGCTGTGATGTCTCTAAAGAAGAAAACGTTCAGAAAGCATTTGAGACCATCAGTAAGACCTGTGGCACTGTGGGATACCTGGTTAATGCAGCTGGCATCAACAG AGATGCATTGTTATTGAGGAGTAAATCTGAAGACATGCTGTCTGTTCTTCACACCAACCTGCTGGGCTCAATACTGACGTGCAGAGGTGCTTTACGGAGCATGCTCAGTCACGGAGGAGCTATTGTCAACATAG GCTCTGTGGTGGGTGTGAAGGGTAACTCCGGTCAGTGTGTGTACAGTGCCAGTAAAGCCGGACTGGAAGGATTCACATGCTCACTGGCGAAGGAAGTTGCTACTCGGAATATACAAGTGAATTTGGTGGCTCCAG GATTCATTCGGACGGACATGACAGCAGGGCTGGAGAAGGAAGAAGCGGTGAGAAGAATTCCACTGGGCCGTTTTGGGGAACCTGCAGAGGTGGCCCAGGCTGTTCTTTTCCTCCTGGAGTCTCCTTATATCACGGGACAGGTTCTGCTGGTGGATGGAGGACTACAGCTGGCATCGTGA